A single Streptococcus thermophilus DNA region contains:
- a CDS encoding DUF4153 domain-containing protein, which produces MAKEKPLSQKRFEGRLKTTRQFPKVAAYIVLGSLCLTYALFILTATSQMGELLSLNQVKIPAHQASHIAVQGFWQLVRVSTLNLGILAGFYIFSKENFFTHKGLRLLSTLLFTFASLFAPYRRLETLWRLYSTLWCNATSLTIRLVCHSTLYLVCPNTY; this is translated from the coding sequence TTGGCAAAAGAAAAGCCACTTAGTCAAAAACGATTTGAAGGCCGTCTTAAAACAACCCGTCAGTTTCCAAAAGTAGCAGCTTATATCGTACTCGGAAGCCTCTGCCTTACTTATGCCCTATTCATATTAACTGCCACTAGTCAAATGGGAGAACTCCTTTCTCTCAACCAAGTCAAAATTCCAGCCCATCAAGCCTCACATATTGCTGTTCAGGGCTTCTGGCAATTAGTTCGAGTCTCTACCCTTAACTTGGGAATCCTAGCTGGATTTTACATTTTTTCTAAAGAAAACTTCTTCACCCACAAGGGGCTTCGTTTGTTGAGTACCCTACTCTTTACTTTTGCTAGCCTCTTTGCCCCTTATCGCCGGCTGGAAACTCTTTGGCGTTTATATAGCACTCTATGGTGTAACGCCACGTCGCTTACTATCAGGTTGGTTTGTCACAGTACTCTTTATTTGGTGTGTCCTAACACTTATTAG